The stretch of DNA GGGGGCTCTAAAGGGCAATCAGGAAGGTACCGTAAAATATACTGTAAAGGTTGATTCGTTTGATGGTACAGATAAGGAAACCGTAATCAACGCCAACATCACCAGCACCAACTCTAAGGATAATACTGAGGATGACAACAAATCCATATTGAAGGTATTGCTTTATGCGAAAAAGGCGGCACTTGGAAGCCATAAGAAGTATATTAACGGATATCCGGATAATACTTTCAGGCCTGAAAAACCTATTACTAGGGCCGAGATTTCATCCATAATAGCCAGGGTTTTGAACCTTGATTTATCCTCAAATGAGCAGATTTTCACTGATGTAGGCAAGAGTCATTGGGCATTTAGAGAGGTTAATGCTGCAACGAAGAGCGGATTTTTTAAAGGGGCTACTCCAACAAAATTTAAACCCGATGCCTTTATTACAAAGGGCGAGCTTGCAGCCGTCATATGTAGATGTCTTGGTATGGAGGAGTCCTCCATTGACGAAGAGGACTTTTTCTTCAGTGATACCAAGGATGACTGGTCGGGACAGTATGTTGAGGAGTTGTACAGGTCCAAGATAGTTGTTGGAAGCGGCGGAAAGTTTTATCCAAGGAACCAGATAAAGAGGGCTGAGGCAATTACAATGATAAACAGAATGCTTTTTAGGGGACCACTTTCAGGTAAAACTTTACAGTTTACAGATGTTTCGGCAGACCATTGGGCATATGGGCAAATTGCAGAAGCGGTATTTGACCATAAATACTCCAAGGATCCAAAGAGTGGAGAAAAATACGAAGAAAAATAAAGTTTTTCTTGACAAATCAGAATCAGTACACTAAAATTAGGTGTAAAGTATTTTTGCTTTACACCTATCAAGGATAACAAAATCATTTCATGATTTTGCTATCATGACTAAGGATTGAATAATATGAATAATGTATTTGAAATAGGGTTATTGATGGATTTTTATGGACAGCTCCTTACCGAGCGTCAAATGGAAATTCTGGATATGCATTACAACAACGACTATTCCCTTGGGGAGATTGCCGAGGAGCTTGGTGTAAGCAGACAGGCAGTTCATGACAACATAAAACGCGGTAAAGCGATACTTTATGAGTTTGAAGACAAATTAGGTCTTTTGCAGAAATTTACAGAGCAAAAAAGAAAAGCAGTGGAAATACTTGAATTATTAAAGTGCATAAACATAGATAAGCTCGATATAAATGGTAAAGAGAGTATCGACAAGATACAAGAAGGCGTTGAATTCATAATCAACAGAATCTAGAGGAGTTTTGATATATGATATTCGAAGGATTGTCAGGAAAGTTACAGGAAGCGGTTAACAAGCTTCGAGGAAAAGGCAGAGTTACTGAAAAAGATGTAAAGGAAATGATGAGGGAGATAAAGCTGGCTCTCTTGGAAGCCGATGTCAACTTTAAAGTGGTAAAGGACTTTATAGCAAAGGTTTCAGAGAGATCTGTAGGGCAGGATGTATTAGATAGTCTTACCCCGGGCCAGCAGATAATAAAGATTGTTCATGAAGAGCTGATAGAGCTTTTAGGACGTGAATCAAGCAAAGTTACATTTTCACCCAAGCTTCCTACTATTTTTATGATGGTTGGTTTGCAAGGGTCGGGTAAAACCACTACTTCAGGAAAGCTGGCAAACCTAATTAGAAAGCAGAATGCTAAAAAGCCTTTATTGGTAGCATGTGACGTTTATAGGCCTGCGGCCATCAAGCAGTTGGAGGTTGTCGGCGGACAGCTTAATATCCCGGTATTTAATATGGGAGATAAGGTTAGCCCCGTTGAGATAGCAAAAGCAGCTATAGAGCATGCCAAACTCAAATTATACGATCTTGTTATTATAGATACTGCTGGACGTCTCCATATTGACGAAGAGCTTATGGATGAGCTTGTAGGCATCAAAAAAGCGGTTATGCCGCAGGAAATTTTGCTGGTAATTGACTCAATGACGGGTCAGGATGCAGTAAATGTTTCACAGAGCTTCGATCAAAAGCTTGGAGTAGACGGCATAATTCTTACAAAGCTCGACGGTGATACAAGAGGTGGAGCAGCCTTATCTGTTAAGGCGGTAACAGGAAAACCCATTAAGTTTGCCGGTATGGGTGAAAAGTTAAGTGATTTGGAGCCCTTTTTCCCAGACAGAATGGCATCAAGAATTCTCGGCATGGGAGATGTGTTAAGCCTTATTGAGAAAGCCCAGGAGGCTTTTGATGAAAAGAAGGCACTTGAGCTTGAAAAGAAAATGCGAACCATGCAGTTTACGTTTGAGGATTTTCTAGACCAAATGCAGCAAATAAAAAAGATGGGACCCCTATCCCAGATATTAGGGATGCTGCCAGGTGTTAATACAAAGGCGTTAGAGGGTGCTGGTCTGGATGAAAAGAAAATGGGAAGGGTAGAGGCCATTATTAAGTCAATGACCAGACAGGAAAGACAGGACCCAGGCATATTAAACGGCAGCAGGAGAAAAAGAATTGCCTTTGGAAGCGGTACAACCATTCAGGAAGTTAATAAGCTCCTGAAAGAGTTTGAAGAAATGAAAAAGCTCATGAAGGTTATGGGTGATATGGGTAAACACGGTAAAAAAGGAAAGGGAAGATTCCGTATGCCTTTCTAAATAACAGCTTATAATTTTTAAAATAAATATAATACCCTGTACTGGCACAAACTATTTGCATGTCGGGCGGTATATGATTGTAGTTTTTAAAGGAGGTGAAAAACGTGGCAGTTAAGATGAGATTAAAAAGAAT from Pseudobacteroides sp. encodes:
- the ylxM gene encoding YlxM family DNA-binding protein → MNNVFEIGLLMDFYGQLLTERQMEILDMHYNNDYSLGEIAEELGVSRQAVHDNIKRGKAILYEFEDKLGLLQKFTEQKRKAVEILELLKCINIDKLDINGKESIDKIQEGVEFIINRI
- the ffh gene encoding signal recognition particle protein; the encoded protein is MIFEGLSGKLQEAVNKLRGKGRVTEKDVKEMMREIKLALLEADVNFKVVKDFIAKVSERSVGQDVLDSLTPGQQIIKIVHEELIELLGRESSKVTFSPKLPTIFMMVGLQGSGKTTTSGKLANLIRKQNAKKPLLVACDVYRPAAIKQLEVVGGQLNIPVFNMGDKVSPVEIAKAAIEHAKLKLYDLVIIDTAGRLHIDEELMDELVGIKKAVMPQEILLVIDSMTGQDAVNVSQSFDQKLGVDGIILTKLDGDTRGGAALSVKAVTGKPIKFAGMGEKLSDLEPFFPDRMASRILGMGDVLSLIEKAQEAFDEKKALELEKKMRTMQFTFEDFLDQMQQIKKMGPLSQILGMLPGVNTKALEGAGLDEKKMGRVEAIIKSMTRQERQDPGILNGSRRKRIAFGSGTTIQEVNKLLKEFEEMKKLMKVMGDMGKHGKKGKGRFRMPF